A segment of the Daphnia pulex isolate KAP4 chromosome 10, ASM2113471v1 genome:
ACACCTGTAGCGCGCTTCAAGTGACGGACGCATTTATCCATCGAGGCTATCGCTCCACACAATGTGGTGGTCCCAGCCAACACGGCACAGTTTTCCTTGACATCAACGTCCTGGTAACCGAGTTTGTATTGTCCAGGTTGCAAGCCGAGCGCCGACATCGCATCGGTTACTAAAACGAGTCCTGCATCAATCACGCAAAAATGACATTTAGGTCGCAATAAAagtggaaaaggaaaaatatgagGAGAGGTTGCTATTTAACCTTTAGGATGAGTTCTGTAGGCAATGCGAAGCGCTGCTGGATGAGTGTGGATTCCATCAGCGATAATTCCGTAATAAACAGTTTTTCCGGGTGGAATTTTCGAAGAGGCTAGCAACCCGATCAGCCCAGGATCTCGGTGATGgaactatatatatttaaaatgcTTAAATTAAGAGAGACGAAAACTATATCAACATACTGGAATTACTCTTACAGGCAACATGGCGTTAAAAAGATGAGTGATAAAGGAGGCACCATTTCTTACTGCTTCTTCTCCCTGAATAAGGCTACCCATTGAATGGCCTGTAAAAGAAATACAACAGTTAACAAACCTCTAAACTGCAATCATTTACGCAAGACATACCCAGCGAAACTGTCACACCATTACTGGTTAAGTATTTAATAACTTCTGTTGAATTTTCCAGCTCAGGAGCTAGAGTGATCATTGAGATATTCCTCCAGTGCTTTCCATATACTTCTTCAATAGAACTGGCTCCCTATTCCACATAAAAAGACAGATAATTCATTGAATGGaaaatgcaaattaataaACCCTTACATTGGTGAACTTGTGAATAAATTGCAAGTCATGTGCACCCTTTTTATCATTATTGATAAAAGGTCCCTCAACATGTATGCCAAGGATTTCTGCTCCGTCAGAACCTCCTGgagttttcttaattttttctacaacCTAAATGGTTCAtggttaaatatttttctgtaaataacAAATGCACAGAGTAAAATTGCCTGGTGATAATATTTAGGTGATGAGGTAACCAGTGTAGGACAAAATGAAGTAGTACCATAAGCCAAAAGTCCTTTAGCTACCACTTTCAAGCCTTCCTCAATGGTTTCACTATCGTGAGAAAAATCCACACCAAAGCCACCTACAAAAAATCACAAGAAAAGTGTTTAGTAAACCTACCCGGAACTTAACTTACATAATAATTACCATTTACTTGTACATCTATGAATCCTGGAGCAATCGTAAGCCCTtcacaatcaatttttatgTCAGCGTAGTCCTTTTGGTCAAAGAAAATGGGTTCTGGATTGACAATTTTGCCATCACAGGTCCACAGGTCCTCTTTAATGATTTTCCCATCTCGCAAAATGAAGCAATTGTGGAACTGGATTATTTCATTCCCCATTCTGCTTTGAAtaacagacaacaacaacagtaaaGAAGGACTGCCACGCAAAACTATGACTTTACTTGTCTTACCTGTTGGCTGTCAGATGACTGTCTCTCAACACAAATTTCTAATTCTGGATTctggatttgtttttgttcttggtTCGGTTTTTCCACCAGTCTCTTTATATTTCCGTTTTTGAACGGCAAACCAAATATAGAGTGTAGGACAGCCGTAGAAAGCTGAGCATCAGTTCTGCAGTTTCTGCGTTTTTGGCGATGCAAAATGAGGTCTTCTTTTTAGAAAGTAGTGTTTCACTGAAATATTAAACCTCATACAGATTGCAGATAAGGACTTTGAGATGTTGAACTCATTCTGCGCTCTCATTGTTGCAACGATCTAACCAGTTTCGTCCGGGTTGGAAATTGGGGTTGCTAACCGAAGACTTTTTGGGTATCGTGAACTTTCCAGCCACTGAATCTCAGCAGTCGACAACCGTCGAGCTTGGcgtcaacaacaataataaaagattGCAGCAGCAGGGTCgccgtttatttgtttttctaattcaCCGTCCCGTCGCCAACTCTGCACATCACATCTCTAAAAAACTTAACTcgagtaaaaaacaaaaaatgcgtTTAGTAATTCAAGACAATGCCGATTTAGTGACCGACTGGGCTGCTCGATATGTTCTCAAACGGGTCAAAGATTTTAATCCCGGGCCTGACAACTTTTTCGTCCTTGGCCTGCCAACTGGTAATTTACAATCATGTTTCGTTTTTATCtaatctctctctttttgttttttattaaacacaCACGATATACCGTACGTGCAAAGTATAAGCTAAGTTTGGCTTTCATAAATATGCTAATGTCTTAGATATACAATTGGAATGTGAAACAATGACCTGCTTCACTGACTGTTATACCAATACTCAATGATTTGGTttgtttggatttcttttgattgaatGATGACAATCGATAGGAAGTACACCACTCGGCATGTACCGCAAATTGATTCAATTCCACAAGCAAGGCAGAA
Coding sequences within it:
- the LOC124205127 gene encoding N-acetylglucosamine-6-phosphate deacetylase-like, with the protein product MGNEIIQFHNCFILRDGKIIKEDLWTCDGKIVNPEPIFFDQKDYADIKIDCEGLTIAPGFIDVQVNGGFGVDFSHDSETIEEGLKVVAKGLLAYGTTSFCPTLVTSSPKYYHQVVEKIKKTPGGSDGAEILGIHVEGPFINNDKKGAHDLQFIHKFTNGASSIEEVYGKHWRNISMITLAPELENSTEVIKYLTSNGVTVSLGHSMGSLIQGEEAVRNGASFITHLFNAMLPFHHRDPGLIGLLASSKIPPGKTVYYGIIADGIHTHPAALRIAYRTHPKGLVLVTDAMSALGLQPGQYKLGYQDVDVKENCAVLAGTTTLCGAIASMDKCVRHLKRATECSTVEALEAATLHPACALGINDRKGSLLFGRDADFVILDHDLNVVSTWIASQKVYQNPAAVELTSRRITKQ